A single genomic interval of Theropithecus gelada isolate Dixy chromosome 16, Tgel_1.0, whole genome shotgun sequence harbors:
- the NXPH3 gene encoding neurexophilin-3 isoform X1, with product MQLTRCCFVFLVQGSLYLVICGQDDGPPGSEDPERDDHKGQPRPRVPRKRGHISPKSRPMANATVLGLLAPPGEAWGILGQPPNRPNHSPPPSAKVKKIFGWGDFYSNIKTVALNLLVTGKIVDHGNGTFSVHFRHNATGQGNISISLVPPSKAVEFHQEQQIFIEAKASKIFNCRMEWEKVERGRRTSLCTHDPAKICSRDHAQSSATWSCSQPFKVVCVYIAFYSTDYRLVQKGPSLLSRDRDVRDTPRLQTTLRSPPWRLEAAGTGAAHPWMPTGCHSASHSAVETAGRREQWGQRPWVPSLPALAELSAGTWGHFDPPPAPVLLWRARCCRQLEGLACLAHSSACTRDGFILITSFHPHAHSAASALLSAFPSNLAALLS from the exons ATGCAACTGACTCGCTGCTGCTTCGTGTTCCTGGTGCAGGGTAGCCTCTATCTG GTCATCTGTGGCCAGGATGATGGTCCTCCCGGCTCAGAGGACCCTGAGCGTGATGACCACAAGGGCCAGCCCCGGCCCCGGGTGCCTCGGAAGCGGGGCCACATCTCACCTAAGTCCCGCCCCATGGCCAATGCCACTGTCCTAGGGCTGCTGGCCCCACCTGGGGAGGCTTGGGGCATTCTTGGGCAGCCCCCCAACCGCCCGAACCACAGTCCCCCACCCTCAGCCAAGGTGAAGAAAATCTTTGGCTGGGGCGACTTCTACTCCAACATCAAGACGGTGGCCCTGAACCTGCTAGTCACAGGGAAGATTGTGGACCATGGCAACGGGACCTTCAGCGTCCACTTCCGACACAATGCCACAGGCCAGGGCAACATCTCCATCAGCCTCGTGCCCCCCAGTAAAGCTGTAGAGTTCCACCAGGAACAGCAGATCTTCATTGAAGCCAAGGCCTCCAAAATCTTCAACTGCCGGATGGAGTGGGAGAAGGTAGAACGGGGCCGCCGGACCTCGCTTTGCACCCACGACCCAGCCAAGATCTGCTCCCGAGATCACGCTCAGAGCTCAGCCACCTGGAGCTGCTCCCAGCCCTTCAAAGTCGTCTGTGTCTACATCGCCTTCTACAGCACAGACTATCGGCTGGTCCAGAAG GGCCCGTCTCTCCTGAGCAGAGACAGAGACGTGAGAGACACACCCCGCCTCCAGACCACCCTCCGCTCCCCACCCTGGAGGCTTGAGGCTGCTGGCACTGGAGCAGCCCACCCATGGATGCCCACTGGATGCCATTCAGCCTCCCACAGCGCTGTGGAGACTGCAGGAAGGAGGGAACAATGGGGCCAGAGGCCCTGGgtgccctccctgcctgccctggcTGAACTCTCAGCAGGCACCTGGGGGCACTTTGACCCCCCTCCTGCTCCTGTCCTCCTGTGGAGAGCCAGATGCTGCCGACAGCTGGAGGGCCTGgcctgcctggcacacagttcTGCCTGCACCAGGGATGGATTCATTTTAATAACTTCATTTCACCCTCATGCACACTCTGCCGCCTCAGCTCTCCTTTCCGCCTTCCCCAGTAACCTGGCTGCTCTCCTCAGCTAG
- the NXPH3 gene encoding neurexophilin-3 isoform X2: MQLTRCCFVFLVQGSLYLVICGQDDGPPGSEDPERDDHKGQPRPRVPRKRGHISPKSRPMANATVLGLLAPPGEAWGILGQPPNRPNHSPPPSAKVKKIFGWGDFYSNIKTVALNLLVTGKIVDHGNGTFSVHFRHNATGQGNISISLVPPSKAVEFHQEQQIFIEAKASKIFNCRMEWEKVERGRRTSLCTHDPAKICSRDHAQSSATWSCSQPFKVVCVYIAFYSTDYRLVQKVCPDYNYHSDTPYYPSG; the protein is encoded by the exons ATGCAACTGACTCGCTGCTGCTTCGTGTTCCTGGTGCAGGGTAGCCTCTATCTG GTCATCTGTGGCCAGGATGATGGTCCTCCCGGCTCAGAGGACCCTGAGCGTGATGACCACAAGGGCCAGCCCCGGCCCCGGGTGCCTCGGAAGCGGGGCCACATCTCACCTAAGTCCCGCCCCATGGCCAATGCCACTGTCCTAGGGCTGCTGGCCCCACCTGGGGAGGCTTGGGGCATTCTTGGGCAGCCCCCCAACCGCCCGAACCACAGTCCCCCACCCTCAGCCAAGGTGAAGAAAATCTTTGGCTGGGGCGACTTCTACTCCAACATCAAGACGGTGGCCCTGAACCTGCTAGTCACAGGGAAGATTGTGGACCATGGCAACGGGACCTTCAGCGTCCACTTCCGACACAATGCCACAGGCCAGGGCAACATCTCCATCAGCCTCGTGCCCCCCAGTAAAGCTGTAGAGTTCCACCAGGAACAGCAGATCTTCATTGAAGCCAAGGCCTCCAAAATCTTCAACTGCCGGATGGAGTGGGAGAAGGTAGAACGGGGCCGCCGGACCTCGCTTTGCACCCACGACCCAGCCAAGATCTGCTCCCGAGATCACGCTCAGAGCTCAGCCACCTGGAGCTGCTCCCAGCCCTTCAAAGTCGTCTGTGTCTACATCGCCTTCTACAGCACAGACTATCGGCTGGTCCAGAAGGTGTGCCCAGATTACAACTACCATAGTGATACCCCCTACTACCCGTCTGGGTGA